From Deltaproteobacteria bacterium, one genomic window encodes:
- a CDS encoding diadenylate cyclase, with the protein MQQKIKEQLLNVSISLCKELEKAVLLFYYQDVGLDCNGIKDIGSDIKKIIVLRESEDIDLKELKDAGGVISVPSIKITRINKVKLALMIALSSGLLKMDETVVCLLGGADGQVDSLFCIDMATENEFLFSARDIKLGLDIKGEIFEKVLSIALDLASMGREGRVIGTIFMLGDAEKVMSYSRQMIFNPFKGYAEDERNILTNDLSDTLKEYSLLDGAIVIDGGGVIVSAGAYLASPVSVGDLPKGLGSRHMAAASMTASTNAVAIVVSASTGDVSIFKKGKMIMRIERSS; encoded by the coding sequence ATGCAACAAAAAATAAAGGAACAGCTTCTTAATGTAAGCATAAGTTTATGTAAGGAGTTAGAAAAAGCTGTCCTGCTCTTTTACTATCAAGATGTGGGGTTAGATTGTAATGGTATAAAAGATATAGGCAGTGACATTAAAAAGATTATTGTTCTAAGGGAAAGTGAAGATATAGACCTGAAAGAACTAAAGGATGCAGGAGGTGTGATATCTGTTCCTTCTATAAAAATTACCCGTATAAACAAGGTAAAATTGGCTTTGATGATTGCTTTATCTTCAGGCTTGCTAAAAATGGATGAAACGGTTGTCTGTCTTTTGGGAGGAGCGGATGGACAGGTGGACAGCTTGTTTTGCATAGATATGGCGACTGAGAATGAGTTTCTATTCTCAGCGAGAGATATCAAGTTAGGGTTGGATATAAAGGGAGAAATTTTTGAGAAGGTTTTATCTATTGCTTTGGATTTAGCTTCTATGGGAAGAGAAGGAAGAGTGATAGGAACGATATTCATGTTGGGAGATGCGGAGAAGGTGATGAGTTATTCCAGGCAGATGATATTTAACCCATTTAAGGGTTATGCTGAGGATGAAAGGAATATACTAACGAATGATCTTTCTGATACATTAAAGGAGTATAGTTTGTTGGATGGAGCAATAGTGATTGATGGGGGAGGCGTGATTGTTTCAGCTGGTGCTTATCTTGCTTCTCCTGTAAGTGTTGGTGATTTACCTAAGGGTTTAGGTTCCAGGCATATGGCTGCGGCTTCCATGACTGCTTCAACAAATGCTGTGGCTATAGTTGTTTCTGCATCTACGGGTGATGTATCTATATTTAAAAAAGGCAAAATGATTATGCGTATTGAGAGGTCTTCTTAA
- the folD gene encoding bifunctional methylenetetrahydrofolate dehydrogenase/methenyltetrahydrofolate cyclohydrolase FolD — MTILDGKTLSQEVMEDIKVEVLNYKKNGIVPGLAVILVGDNPASLLYVNMKTKACEQVGIYSINHRLPKEITEGKLLSVIRTLNENPMVHGILIQLPLPEHIDENRVLEEVAPYKDVDGFHPYNMGRLARGNPCFTSCTALGIMKLLEAYSIEVKGKDVVIVGAGNMTGKPMALLLLNQNATVQVCHIFTANLRDKIATADIVISAVGKNGLINGDMIKERAVVIDVGIKKMGDRVVGDVDFESVSPKASFITPVPGGVGPMTIAMLLHNTLKAVSLSLSKK, encoded by the coding sequence ATGACAATTTTAGATGGGAAGACGCTTTCTCAAGAAGTAATGGAAGATATAAAGGTAGAGGTGTTAAATTACAAGAAGAATGGCATTGTTCCTGGGCTGGCCGTGATTTTAGTGGGGGATAACCCTGCTTCTCTGCTCTATGTGAATATGAAAACAAAAGCCTGTGAGCAGGTAGGTATATATTCCATAAATCATCGTTTGCCCAAAGAGATAACAGAGGGAAAATTATTGTCAGTTATTAGGACACTAAATGAAAATCCGATGGTTCACGGTATTCTTATTCAGCTTCCTCTACCTGAACATATAGATGAAAATCGGGTATTGGAGGAAGTGGCTCCTTATAAGGATGTGGACGGGTTTCATCCTTACAATATGGGAAGGCTGGCAAGAGGGAATCCGTGTTTTACTTCCTGTACCGCTTTAGGTATTATGAAACTTTTAGAAGCTTATAGTATAGAGGTGAAAGGGAAAGATGTAGTTATCGTTGGTGCGGGTAATATGACAGGAAAACCAATGGCTCTTCTATTGCTCAACCAGAATGCGACAGTGCAGGTATGTCATATTTTTACTGCAAATCTTAGAGATAAGATAGCTACTGCAGATATTGTAATTTCAGCGGTAGGCAAAAATGGACTCATAAATGGAGATATGATTAAAGAAAGGGCTGTGGTGATAGATGTAGGTATTAAGAAAATGGGCGATAGAGTGGTAGGCGATGTGGATTTTGAAAGTGTTTCTCCTAAAGCATCTTTTATCACCCCTGTTCCTGGGGGGGTAGGGCCTATGACCATTGCCATGCTTCTCCATAATACATTAAAGGCTGTTTCTTTAAGTTTGAGCAAGAAATAG
- a CDS encoding ribosome maturation factor RimP — protein MQYDIEERTREIIKPLVETRKISIYDILFLKRGRYGVLRIYIDKPGGVTVGDCVRISREVSMVLSVEDFIDEPYTLEVSSPGINRILRTKEHFVQNVGNDIMVHAEEPIGGQRNFSGRLEDVDEGDIIIRSKDGVVYRIPLNAIKKAHLVGIV, from the coding sequence ATGCAGTATGATATTGAAGAGAGAACAAGAGAGATTATCAAGCCGCTCGTTGAGACAAGGAAGATTTCTATTTATGATATATTATTTTTGAAACGAGGGAGATATGGAGTTTTGCGCATATATATAGACAAGCCAGGTGGAGTGACCGTTGGTGATTGTGTACGAATAAGCAGGGAGGTAAGTATGGTTTTAAGTGTGGAAGATTTTATTGATGAACCTTATACATTGGAGGTTTCCTCTCCTGGCATAAATCGGATACTTAGAACAAAAGAGCATTTTGTACAAAATGTGGGAAATGATATAATGGTTCATGCCGAGGAACCTATAGGAGGGCAGAGAAACTTCAGCGGACGCTTAGAAGATGTGGATGAGGGGGATATAATCATTCGTTCAAAGGATGGTGTAGTATACAGGATACCGTTAAACGCGATTAAAAAAGCTCATCTGGTAGGCATTGTTTAG
- the nusA gene encoding transcription termination/antitermination protein NusA → MKGLFELAASIAKEHDLSIDELLDVIKDAMKAAAQRKFGEDIPVEVVVDKEKGLFQLYVEKKVVSHPQSAGEISLSEAKNYKENARRGSKLKVLIDPKEMGRIAAATAENAVLKMFKEAERRSTFEEYEKKEGKIITGTVWSVDVHGNIIVDFKNTMGVLPQREQSPADKFIVGDIIRVYLLSVRREARGVKLILSRTHPGFVRELFVKEVPEVRDGGVEIKAVARGPGQRTKVAVYAKDSRIDPVGTCVGSRGVRITAVVKELGDEKIDVIKWSHNASVLIANSISPARALAVEIDEENRKALVVVTDEDFPIAIGKKGINARLAAKLTGYNIDIVKSSEYNWKEEGEEEEEEIVKEFCQLKGIGEKVAETLYNAGYESVDDLKRAGKKALLNIKGLGKKRGNLIWEHITRGEET, encoded by the coding sequence ATGAAAGGGTTATTTGAATTGGCTGCAAGTATTGCCAAAGAACATGATCTTTCTATAGATGAGCTTTTGGATGTTATTAAAGATGCAATGAAGGCTGCAGCACAAAGGAAATTCGGCGAAGACATTCCCGTAGAGGTTGTAGTTGATAAGGAAAAGGGATTATTCCAACTATATGTGGAAAAAAAAGTGGTATCACATCCTCAGAGTGCAGGTGAGATATCTTTATCTGAGGCGAAAAATTATAAAGAAAATGCTCGCAGGGGAAGTAAACTAAAAGTACTTATTGATCCAAAGGAAATGGGAAGAATAGCGGCTGCAACAGCTGAGAATGCAGTCCTTAAAATGTTTAAGGAAGCAGAAAGGCGTTCAACTTTCGAAGAATATGAAAAGAAAGAAGGGAAGATTATAACAGGTACAGTTTGGAGCGTTGATGTTCACGGTAATATAATTGTGGATTTTAAAAATACAATGGGGGTATTGCCACAACGAGAACAATCGCCAGCGGATAAGTTTATTGTTGGCGATATTATAAGGGTATACCTTTTAAGTGTAAGAAGAGAGGCGAGAGGTGTGAAGCTTATTCTTTCGCGAACTCATCCTGGTTTTGTAAGGGAATTATTTGTTAAAGAAGTGCCGGAGGTAAGAGACGGGGGAGTGGAGATAAAGGCTGTTGCGAGAGGACCTGGGCAGAGAACAAAAGTGGCTGTTTATGCTAAAGATTCACGCATTGACCCTGTGGGTACATGTGTGGGGTCCAGGGGCGTGCGCATAACGGCTGTGGTGAAAGAATTAGGTGATGAAAAAATAGATGTAATAAAGTGGTCGCACAATGCCTCGGTTTTAATAGCAAACAGCATTTCTCCTGCCAGGGCATTGGCTGTGGAGATAGATGAAGAGAATAGAAAAGCACTGGTGGTTGTTACTGATGAAGATTTTCCTATTGCTATTGGCAAAAAAGGGATAAATGCAAGACTGGCAGCCAAACTTACCGGTTATAATATAGATATTGTGAAGAGTTCCGAATATAATTGGAAAGAGGAAGGCGAAGAGGAAGAAGAAGAGATAGTAAAAGAATTTTGTCAATTGAAAGGAATAGGAGAAAAAGTGGCAGAGACCCTTTATAATGCTGGATACGAAAGTGTTGATGATTTGAAAAGAGCGGGCAAAAAGGCGCTTTTAAATATAAAAGGCTTGGGTAAAAAGAGGGGTAATTTAATATGGGAGCATATCACTCGTGGCGAGGAGACTTAA